DNA sequence from the Phycisphaerae bacterium genome:
TGATTTGATGGAAAGAGAGCAGCCGAGGGCGGCTCCTCTCAATTGGAAGACGTGACCGGGGGGAATATTCCCGGGATAAGGGCTAATACCCCGTTGGCCGGTCGGCGGGGGCAGGCCGGTTAGAATACGTGGATTCGTCGGGCGGGTGGCGACAAAGCAGAGCTTTGTCGTCCCCCGGCGCGGCCTGAGGCAAGGAAGAGCGAGATGTTTGGTCGACGAGCGGCGGGACGATTGAAGGACGCGGAAGAGGCCCTGGCGGACGGGCGGCTGGACGAGGCCTTTTCGCTGGCGGACTCGCCGGATGTCGTGATGTTGGGGGCGGCTGACCGGTTCGTCGCCGAACTCGTAGAGGCGCTGCTTCGGCGCGGGCAGGATCATCTGATGTCGCGGCGGTTTGGCGAGGCGCTGGCGGATTTTGATCGGGCGGCGCGGTGCGGTCGGGATGGCGCGAAGGTTGAGGAATGGCGGCGGCGGGCGCGGGAGGCGCTGAACCACGAGATGCGGGTCGAGGGCGAACAGAACGCGGCGCTGGCGGCGGGACATCATCGCCTGGCGGCGGGAAGTCTGGCCGGGGCGCAGGATGCGCGCGAACGGGCGCCGCTGGATGACACGGCGGCGGCGGCGCTTTCGCAGGCGATCGGTCGGCAGGCGGATCGCGCGAAGGAGGCGATCGCCGCGGCGGAGTCGGCGCTGGATGAAGGCGATCTGGTTCGGGCCTCGCGGGAGCTGGCGGCGGCGCGACGATTGCATTCCAAGGCGGATGAATTGGCGGCGATGGAGACTCGGCTACTGGAGCGCGTCATGCAGCAGGTTGCGGAGAGTTTTGCAGAGGGCCGACTCAATCGAGCGCGACAGGAATTAGCGCTGCTCGGCGAGATCGGTCGGGAGCGACCGGATCGGGTCGAGATTGAACATGCGCTCGGGTTGGCGGGTGATGCGGCGCGGGCGCTGGCGGAGGATCACTACGTCCAGGCGGGCGTGTTGCTCGGGCAGCTCGGTCAGTTGGGGCTGTCGGCGAAGTGGATCGGCGAGGCGCGGGGACATCTGGATGTGCTCGACGAACACCGACGGGCGCTATTGGAAGGCCCGCTGGGGCTGTTGGTCGGTCGCCAGGCGGCGCGAGTGGCGGTGACGGACCAGCGGGTGACGGAGGAGACCGTTTCGGCGCGGCCGCGGATGATTCGACCAATTGACGATGCGCCGTTGGTCGTGCGGCCGGCGGCGGACGCGGGGATGCTGCCGCGGCGGCTGTTGCTACGGATCGATGGCGTCGGCAGCTTTGTGCTGATCCGCGGAGATCGGGTGACGATCGGCCGTGCGGGCGGCGGGGCGGATTTGGAACTGCTTTCCGATTTGGCGGAGCGGCAGGCGGAGATCATCCGCGCGGCGGAGGACTATTTCGTCGTCGCGACGAGTGGCGTCGAATTGGCCGGGCGGCGAGTGGATCATGCGTTGTTGCAAGAGGGCGATCGGCTGGCCCTGGGCAAGCGTGTGCGCCTAACATTCCGGCGGCCGAGCTTGAAGAGCACGACGGCGGCGCTGGATCTGGGCGAGGGTGTCCGGACGGCGGGGGATTGCCGGCGTGTAATCCTGTGGAGCGGACCGTTACTGCTTGGTAACAGCACTGATTGTCATATCCGGCTGCCGGTCGGCGGACTGATCTTGATGGAGCGGGCGGGGACGGTGATTGTGCGACCGGTCGGCCCCGGTCAGCAGGCGGTGACGGCGCTGCCGCTGGGCGTGACGACGACGGTGGGCGAGTTGGGGATGCGGGTGCAGAGTCTTAACGGAAGTAGCGGGGGCGGAGTCGGACGTGTGGTTGGGTAAGGTTGCATTCGTCGGCCGCCGAGACGGCGGCCGCTACTAGGAACTGCGATGGCGTTTCAATTCAAACAAGGTGATCGGCCCCTTACGGGCTACACGATCCAGCGTGCAGTCGGCCGCGGCGGGTTCGGCGAGGTGTATTACGCCATGAGCGACGGCGGCAAGGAGGTCGCGCTCAAGTTTCTGCGCGAGAATCCGCAGATTGAGCTGCGCGGCGTGTCGCACTGCCTCAATCTGAAGAGCCCGTATCTCGTTTCGATTCATGATGTACGCCAGAACGATGAAGGCGATTACTTTGTCATCATGGAGTACGTGAACGGGCCTTCGCTGCGCGATCTGATGAATGATGACGCAGCGGGGCTGGGCGCGCAGAAGGCGGCGTATCTCTTGCGCGAGATTGCCAAGGGCCTGGCGTACCTGCACGATCGCGGGATCGTCCATCGCGACCTGAAGCCGGGCAACATCTTCTATGAAGACGGCTATGTGAAGATCGGGGACTACGGCCTGGCCAAGATCATGGCGGCGAGTCAGCACTCGGGGCAGACGGTCTCCGTCGGCACAGTGCATTACATGGCGCCGGAGGTCGGCAGCGGAAATTATGACCGGACGATCGACATCTATGCGATGGGAGTGATTCTGTATGAGATGCTGCTGGGGCGCGTGCCGTTCGCCGGGGCGACGATGGGCGAGGTGCTCATGAAGCACCTGACGGCCCAGCCGGAGGTGGATGAGCTGCCGGAGCCGTTCCCGCATGTGATTCGCAAATCTCTGGCCAAGGATCCGAAGGATCGCTACCAGACGGTCAACGAGATGATCGCGGAGGTGTTCTCCGTACCCGCGTTGGATCAGTCGGTGGCCACATTTGAGGCGGGGAGTCTGTCCACGATTGCGGCGCGGGTGGCGCGCGACGTGCAAGTCGGCGCGGCGGTCGGCGGCGCGCCCTACGG
Encoded proteins:
- a CDS encoding FHA domain-containing protein gives rise to the protein MFGRRAAGRLKDAEEALADGRLDEAFSLADSPDVVMLGAADRFVAELVEALLRRGQDHLMSRRFGEALADFDRAARCGRDGAKVEEWRRRAREALNHEMRVEGEQNAALAAGHHRLAAGSLAGAQDARERAPLDDTAAAALSQAIGRQADRAKEAIAAAESALDEGDLVRASRELAAARRLHSKADELAAMETRLLERVMQQVAESFAEGRLNRARQELALLGEIGRERPDRVEIEHALGLAGDAARALAEDHYVQAGVLLGQLGQLGLSAKWIGEARGHLDVLDEHRRALLEGPLGLLVGRQAARVAVTDQRVTEETVSARPRMIRPIDDAPLVVRPAADAGMLPRRLLLRIDGVGSFVLIRGDRVTIGRAGGGADLELLSDLAERQAEIIRAAEDYFVVATSGVELAGRRVDHALLQEGDRLALGKRVRLTFRRPSLKSTTAALDLGEGVRTAGDCRRVILWSGPLLLGNSTDCHIRLPVGGLILMERAGTVIVRPVGPGQQAVTALPLGVTTTVGELGMRVQSLNGSSGGGVGRVVG